A window of Hordeum vulgare subsp. vulgare chromosome 5H, MorexV3_pseudomolecules_assembly, whole genome shotgun sequence genomic DNA:
AGGAGAGGAGGTCGCCGGcattgtcgtggtggtggtgggcgAGGAGGGGCTGCGAGTGGGAGTGGAAGATCGGCATCgtgtgaggcggcggcggcggcggcggcggcgctaggaggagaaggatgactgAGAACTGTGATCTAAGTTGGTCTAGAATTAAGGGAAGTGGTTAACATCAATCGGCTCCAGCGGTGGGCAGGTGGATATTCCCCCACGGGAGGCGCGGGCGCTGACCGCGTACAAGTCGCAGGCTGACTAGCCGGCCCCACATCGGGCGGGCCCCGACCTCTCCTTCCCTACCGCCACGCAGCAGAAAAAAAATCCCACGTCGCCGACGCGCTGGGCCCCGGACGTCAGTGGCTCACAGCCCACTCCGTCCCCAGTCGCCACCCACTCGAACCGGGTGAGGTGAGCAGCTCTCGTCCCCTCCTTCCCCGGCGGCTCCCCCTCCACTCCTCCTCTCGGAGAGCTCAGACAGCCGCCGGCCGGCCGCCCGCGGGAGCCATGCGGGCCCTCGTCTCCCCCGCCCCAGCCCCCGCCGCCCCATTCCTCCCGCGGACTCCGAGCCCAGCGCTGCTCTCGCGGCACCGCGGTAGTTCCCCCGGCGGCCGCGCCGTCGCAGCCTCGGCCGCCGCCACGGGCGACCACTGGGGCGCCGACGACCAGCAGCACCACCGGGAGCAGCGGCAGCACCGCGGCGGCACCAGGCGCGCGGGGCCCAGCGTGCAGTGCGACGTGGACGTGGTGTCGTGGCGCGAGCGGCGGGTGTTCGCGTCCGTGGCGGTGGCCGCCGACGTCGACACCGTGTGGCGCATCATCACCGACTACGAGCGCCTCGCCGACTTCGTCCCCAACCTCGTGCACAGGTCCGCATCTCCCGTCCTCCGCCCGCCGTTTCGATCGATCCCTTCCTCACCATTGGAACGCCGTTGAATGGTTCTGATTTGGGGGAAATTGCGTGCAGTGGGAGGATCCCGTGCCCGCACGAGGGCAGGATATGGCTGGAGCAGAGGGGGCTGCAGCAAGCGCTCTACTGGCACATCGAGGCACGCGTCGTGCTGGATCTCCGGGAGGTCCCGGATGCGGTACGTGCTATCTTCTGTTCACCATGATCTCCTGCTACTAATTGTTGGTTAAATTGAATTGAACTTGATCATAGATTCACAGTTCGCCATCATCTCCTGCTAGTAATTGTTAAATTGCATTGACCTTGATCACAGTTCAGATGTTACTACTTGTTAGTTGATACTCTAGTACATTTTTCTCATTGGCCGCTATTCGTGGGGCAAAATGAGATGTCACTGAAATGTTGGAGGTGCGCTCTTACTGAATGTATGGGTAGCATTTGTACACCAGCTGATTAGGTCCACTTGTGAATGCATTTTTACTATAGGTGTCTCTGCATCTGCTGTTTCTTCTTGTTAAGTTGTGGGTAGCAGATTTAAAGAGGATGAATAGTCCccctcatattactttgttgagcTATGTGTCCTTATTTACTCGATTGCTCGGTAACAATTACCGTGCAGGTTGATGGACGAGAGCTCCACTTCTCCATGGTTGATGGTGATTTCAAGAAGTTTGAAGGGAAATGGTCCGTCAGGGCTGGTCCAAGGTGTGCATCCTGTGGTCATTTTTATGCGTTATTTGTAACATATGCCTTCAGTGAGCATCCAGCTTTGTAAGACCACAGTGGCTTATCTTCTACAACTTGATGCCGTGATACAGAAATATTTTGATTTCAGGGATCCTTAGATTTTTCATCGCATTAGTCTTTTGAACATCAGAAAAAAAATTCCATTCATAAATCTCATATGACCCCTGTTTGGTTTTGTATCAGGTCCGCTAGTGCGATTTTGCTGTATGAAGTTAATGTGATACCACGATTTAATTTCCCAGCAATATTTCTTGAGAGGATTATAAGGTCGGATCTTCCTGTGAATCTTACAGCCTTGgctttcagatctgaaaaaaTGTATTTAGAAAACCATAAATTTGGACCTACAAAATTTACCGGTGCAGAGTCCAAGCCACTTAACCTGCGTAGTGCAACAATCGAGAATGATGTCATCTCTTCTAGTAAGTTCAAAGAAGCGCCTGCATCTTCTGGTTTTGGTGGTGTGCTTGCTTCACCCCCTCCTGAGTTGAATGGCAAATGGGGTGTATATGGAAGTGTCTGCAGGCTTGATAGGCCTTGTGTGGTAGATGAGATCCATCTTCGGCGATTTGATGGCCTCTTGGTAACTAACGAAGCTTATACCTATCAAATCCTTGGATTCTTAAATTTCATGGAAAGCACACTAAGAAAATTATCTTCTCTTGTGGAATGCTTTGGGTGAAGGAGCGTGAAGGGGCTCATAGGTGTGTTGTTGCTAGTATAACCGTGAAAGCACCAGTTCGAGAAGTATGGAATGCACTAACAGCATATGAGAAGTTACCTGAGTAAGCAGTTTTATCTTTATGCAGTGTTTAGAGTTCACATAGTCTATTTCCAATACGCAGCTATGATCTAATATGGCTATCTTGTAGGATTATACCAAACCTGGCTATCAGTCGGATTATTCTTCGTGATAATAACAAGGTTCGAATATTACAGGTACAAATTCTGTTAATGTTTTACATGAGGTTCTGTTTGCTTGTTTGTAAATAGCATTTAAGTTTGGGGTTGGAGCATTGCATGTATTTTTCACAGAGTTGTCAGTCCACAGTTTCACTTTCTGCTTGTTAGCTAGTTTATCATTTGTAGTTTCTTTTTTTGGCTTTTACCCAAGAGATTTCTGAAACTTTCTGATGCTTACGAGTTCAATGTTTTATTTCACATATATTGTCGCGGAATACTGTACAGAAGGGATCACACTTATGAATAAAAAAAGATCAATGCCCCCTGTCCCAAAGATCCTTCTCAAAAGAATTTAGTTCAATTTGATTGTTTTTTAGCCGTGCAACCTTTGTAACATCTCAGATTTTTTTCCCCAGGAGGGCTGCAAAGGCCTACTTTATATGGTACTTCATGCTCGTGTTGTAATGGATCTTCGTGAGAAACTTGAACGTGAGATCAGCTTTGAGCAAGTTGAGGGTGATTTCTACTCATTTAAAGGAAAATGGCGCCTCGAACAGCTTGGAGATCAACACACACTGCTGAAGTATATGGTCGAGACTAAGATGCATAAAGATACCTTTCTCTCAGAGTCTATCCTTGAAGAGGTATTCACAACTTTGTTCTAGGAACAATATGTGCATTTTATGCATGTCACTATTTTGCACTTAATCCAAAAAAGACCCTATTGTTGTGAAGTAGAAAATTGAAATAAAAAATGGTTGTGTGTGCCCCTGATCTTCCAGATTATTTATTTGGGAAAGAACTACACTAGCACTGATGTAACCCCGGGGTGTTATTATTTACAACACAACCTTTGTGTGGATGTATCATCTTGTTGAATGTACCATCATGCTCATGTTGCAgactttactttttatccttttACTGATTCATTTTATTTCTTACACCAGTTACAGTCACAGGTTTGTTCCAGACAAATGATGAACTGAATGAATCTATATACTCTGAAGTAGTATAAACTTGTATCCACTATCTGTAAAAATTGGCATTTGTCTCTCCCAAGGATAATAACTGGTATTTCATTCTCTTGATAACAATAATTCCGTATTAGGTTATCTCTCAAGAGTATCCTAGGGATTATTTTTCCTAATTTTATGCTAGCTACAAACATCTATCTCAGGcataaaaatatttattttgaaGGAATTCTCATTACAAGGTATCATCGCTATGCAAACATGATAGTGAATTTAATAAAGACAGTTCTGATGTCAAATATTTGTAGGTCATCTGCTTGTGTTGCATCATTGTGCGAATGACAACATTTCATGGCTCTCTcactgttgttgttctcatctttGGTGGAAAATAAATCAAAACATTTTGTTTTATCCTTTTCAGGTCATATACGAAGATCTTCCATCAAATTTATGTGCAATCCGTGATTATGTTGAAAAGGCAGAAGCTGAGAGAAGTAATTCCACAGTTCACTCGGATGCACCAACGATTCCAGATACTGTTCCTCTCTGTTACACACAAGGACGGCAGTCGGAGCAAGCATCTGTACAGTGCTCTTCAAGTTCCACGAGGCAGAGACCAAAAGTTCCTGGCCTGCAAAAGGACATCGAGGTCCTGAAATCAGAACTTGGTAGTTTTATTGAAAAACATGGTCAGGATGGTTTCATGCCTAAGAGAAAACATCTTCGGACACATGGAAGAGTTGATATCGAGAAGGCTATAACACGGATGGGTGGGTTCAGGAAGATTGCTACCTTAATGAATCTTTCCCTTTCTTATAAAAATCGGAAACCAAGAGGTTACTGGGATAATCTGGAGAACTTGCAAGAAGAGGTAAGACAACATGCGGTCCCTCCCTCTGCTTTTCGACATGTCAAGTCAAGTATAAGTTTCAACACTATCATATCTTGGAGATGAAGTAGTTAAACCTTTCCTGGTTAGATTTTTTTGTTGATAACAATGAGATTGTTAGAAAGGGAAACGATAGCAAGCGCTCCGTTCTTCATATACCATACTTGTTGTATCATGTTTCAATTTTATTTATTTGTTACATGTTCAGCATATGCCTTGAGTGTCataagtactactccctccgttcctaaatataagcctttttagagatttcactaggggactacatacgaagcaaaatgagtgaatctacactctaaagtatgtctacatacatccgtatgtagtcccctagtggaacatctaaaaagactttatgtttaggaacggagggagtacacacTAACAATGATCATTGTCTACAGATCAGGAGATTCCAGAAGAACTGGGGGATGGACCCTTCTTACATGCCAAGCAGAAAGGCTTTTGAGAGGGCAGGTACTTTTGATTACTTCTACGTAGACCAAGTTTGGTATGCGATTGACCGTTTTTCTTACATATGTCGATTGCAGCTGGTACCCCATTTTGGCCACGTAATTAGTCAACGTATCATTTTTATTGCCTACTTTTATATGGTCAGATAGCTGTGGGCCATGCCACTGCACTACCTGTTAGGATTTGCTTAAGATaccggacccccccccccccctcaccttTTACACCAAATTTCTGTagttttctactccctccgttcctaaatataagtctttctagagattccactagtagactacatacggatgtatatagacatactttagagttagattcattcattttgctccgtatgtagacttctaatgaaatctcttaaaagacttatatttaggaacggagggagtacaaccgTTATTGTTGACGTTTTttggtccatgatcaagaaattgATGCACTAGTTGACATTACTGGTCGCATTCGCGGCTTCTTATATGCCAGATTGATGACGGCAACGGCAACATCGCCGTGCCACGGGTTTCTATCTATCATGCCAGTGCCACCAGTCATGTGGTCTCTAATTCTCTGTTGGTCCACCATGGCCGGTCTGCCTTCCTAGTAACAGTCTCCATTCATACTCCGTTTGTTGTGGTTGGCAGGGCGCTACGACATTGCCCGGGCCCTGGAGAAATGGGGCGGGATACAGGAGGTCTCCCGGCTCCTCTCGCTCGAACCAAGGCGGCCCCGGAAGCAGGTGGACCCCGATGACGAGAGCCAGCCCGAATCTCCGAGCGCCGCCGGCAGCAGTAAAGCAGACAAGGCGAGCGTGCCCCTGGACGCGCAGAAGTGGCTCCTGAAGCTCAAGGACCTGGACATCAACTGGGTGGAGTACTGAACAGCAGCAGGGGGCTGACTCCGGCGTAGTTCCTCACTGATCCAACCTGTAAACGACTGTGTATGTATGTACAGAAAAGAAAATGACAATGCACCGGCTAGTTTTCCTCACTGATCCAACCTCTAGAACTCAGGACGACTGAGGTTTCTGCCGGGTTTTTTTGACTCTTTGCGACGAgtctctctctctgttttcttTTTGTTGAGTAACGTATGATGACTTGGGGATGTCTCTAGAAGTGTCAGCTTCCTCGTCGCTGTCAGAATTGGTAAAAGGGAATCATTAGAGCTGGGAAGTGCGCGCGCATGGTGGGGGATGATTGACATTTTCAAGCCCACGTGCGTTGAAAAAAACATGGAAGAATATATGTGTGTGGTGTGGTCTAGTTTTTCCTTtccgtcttcttcctcccgatTGACCATTAGCCGGACAGTGATGCGCCTTCTCCACAGCTTCGGCTGATGATGTTGCTCTTGTTTCTGCCACTACTAAATATACTAATAGTAACACTAATAAAATAATATGACGAGCTTGAGTCTAGATAAGATAAAGACGCGACATGGAATGGACGCCGCAGTGCAAGTGCGATCAAGTCGATAAGGAAAAGAAAAACGAGTGAACAAGCAGGCGAGAATATGATTCTCGAAAGGAAGAAGACCGGAAAATAAAAGAAGGTCTCgccgggattcgaacccaggtcgCCAGATTCAAAGTCTGGAGTGCTAACCACTACACTACGAAACCAATTGATGACAAGATTTCTATCTTGTCCTATCTAAAGTAAATAATTGACTCAAGCCGAGAAGCGGACAGGCACACTGTACAACAATGGATCCAAGGGATTTTTTCACTTTTTTAACTTTTttttaaacatgagcacaaaatgaaccagatctgacccttttagaaacgacacaagccgtggcgttgctgccctacagtgatacgcctgtctaccgtggcgttttttcttttttgcaacgtCAGTCTACAGTGACGTTACAGACCCattgtgaaacgccaacagtgctggcgttgctgccctacagtgacacgtctgtctaccgtggcgttttttctttcttgcaacgccagtctaatgtgacGTTGCAGGCCGattgtgaaacgccaacagtgctggcgttgcagacccactatgaAATGCAGCGACGACATCCAGCCAGCCCACGGCATGTTGCCTGCAACATGTGTACTGCTGAAACGCCATGGA
This region includes:
- the LOC123394960 gene encoding uncharacterized protein LOC123394960 isoform X1, with the translated sequence MRALVSPAPAPAAPFLPRTPSPALLSRHRGSSPGGRAVAASAAATGDHWGADDQQHHREQRQHRGGTRRAGPSVQCDVDVVSWRERRVFASVAVAADVDTVWRIITDYERLADFVPNLVHSGRIPCPHEGRIWLEQRGLQQALYWHIEARVVLDLREVPDAVDGRELHFSMVDGDFKKFEGKWSVRAGPRSASAILLYEVNVIPRFNFPAIFLERIIRSDLPVNLTALAFRSEKMYLENHKFGPTKFTGAESKPLNLRSATIENDVISSSKFKEAPASSGFGGVLASPPPELNGKWGVYGSVCRLDRPCVVDEIHLRRFDGLLEREGAHRCVVASITVKAPVREVWNALTAYEKLPEIIPNLAISRIILRDNNKVRILQEGCKGLLYMVLHARVVMDLREKLEREISFEQVEGDFYSFKGKWRLEQLGDQHTLLKYMVETKMHKDTFLSESILEEVIYEDLPSNLCAIRDYVEKAEAERSNSTVHSDAPTIPDTVPLCYTQGRQSEQASVQCSSSSTRQRPKVPGLQKDIEVLKSELGSFIEKHGQDGFMPKRKHLRTHGRVDIEKAITRMGGFRKIATLMNLSLSYKNRKPRGYWDNLENLQEEIRRFQKNWGMDPSYMPSRKAFERAGRYDIARALEKWGGIQEVSRLLSLEPRRPRKQVDPDDESQPESPSAAGSSKADKASVPLDAQKWLLKLKDLDINWVEY
- the LOC123394960 gene encoding uncharacterized protein LOC123394960 isoform X2; this encodes MRALVSPAPAPAAPFLPRTPSPALLSRHRGSSPGGRAVAASAAATGDHWGADDQQHHREQRQHRGGTRRAGPSVQCDVDVVSWRERRVFASVAVAADVDTVWRIITDYERLADFVPNLVHSGRIPCPHEGRIWLEQRGLQQALYWHIEARVVLDLREVPDAVDGRELHFSMVDGDFKKFEGKWSVRAGPRSASAILLYEVNVIPRFNFPAIFLERIIRSDLPVNLTALAFRSEKMYLENHKFGPTKFTGAESKPLNLRSATIENDVISSSKFKEAPASSGFGGVLASPPPELNGKWGVYGSVCRLDRPCVVDEIHLRRFDGLLEREGAHRCVVASITVKAPVREVWNALTAYEKLPEIIPNLAISRIILRDNNKVRILQEGCKGLLYMVLHARVVMDLREKLEREISFEQVEGDFYSFKGKWRLEQLGDQHTLLKYMVETKMHKDTFLSESILEEVIYEDLPSNLCAIRDYVEKAEAERSNSTVHSDAPTIPDTVPLCYTQGRQSEQASVQCSSSSTRQRPKVPGLQKDIEVLKSELGSFIEKHGQDGFMPKRKHLRTHGRVDIEKAITRMGGFRKIATLMNLSLSYKNRKPRGYWDNLENLQEEIRRFQKNWGMDPSYMPSRKAFERAD